The following coding sequences lie in one Pirellulales bacterium genomic window:
- a CDS encoding sigma-70 family RNA polymerase sigma factor has protein sequence MHCTKDSRTRVSLLNRLRNAPTDPAAWKEFAACYSRKIYAWSRAWGLQDADALDVTQSVLSDLVKRLRRFHYNPNSCFRAWLKTLTRHAWLNYLNKQSRAGQGSGDEVVYNRILTIEARDDLQRRINDAVDEELLREAIARVRLRVEPRTWDAFYLLAIDGKSGAETAQQLSMKVGTVFVARFKVQRMLTQVVKELEQVHR, from the coding sequence ATGCATTGCACGAAAGATTCACGCACGCGTGTCAGTTTATTAAACCGTCTCCGGAACGCACCGACCGACCCTGCCGCTTGGAAAGAATTTGCTGCCTGCTATAGCCGTAAGATTTACGCGTGGTCGCGCGCTTGGGGATTGCAGGATGCCGATGCGCTCGATGTGACGCAAAGCGTCTTGTCTGATCTCGTCAAGCGGCTACGCAGATTCCATTACAATCCCAACAGCTGCTTTCGCGCTTGGCTGAAAACACTTACTCGCCACGCGTGGCTGAACTATCTGAATAAACAAAGTAGGGCTGGACAAGGAAGCGGCGACGAAGTTGTATACAATCGAATCCTCACAATCGAAGCTCGGGACGACCTTCAACGACGTATCAACGATGCGGTAGACGAAGAACTGCTCCGAGAAGCCATAGCGCGTGTGCGACTGCGGGTAGAACCGCGAACGTGGGACGCATTTTACTTACTAGCCATCGACGGAAAATCGGGAGCAGAAACTGCTCAACAACTCAGCATGAAGGTTGGAACGGTATTTGTAGCTCGATTCAAAGTGCAACGCATGCTTACTCAAGTGGTAAAAGAGCTGGAGCAGGTCCATCGGTAA